From a single Cytophagales bacterium WSM2-2 genomic region:
- a CDS encoding DNA-binding response regulator, whose amino-acid sequence MARILLIEDEEKTAHFIKKGLEENDYSVELTNDGNVGLGLAIQKPFDIIISDIVLPGIDGLTLCKQLRNKKSGIPILMLSALGTTDNIVNGFDVGADDYLTKPFEFRELIVRIKSLLKRTTQPATTNLLVYGDLTVDVPLLKASRGGKEIKLTKKECTLLEYLIRNKGRVISRSELARNVWNIDFDTGTNMVEVYVNYLRRKVDKEFDRKLIHTQFGAGYILQEEP is encoded by the coding sequence ATGGCGCGGATATTACTTATAGAGGATGAAGAAAAGACAGCTCATTTTATTAAGAAAGGGCTAGAAGAAAACGATTATTCGGTTGAATTAACAAATGATGGAAACGTTGGCCTCGGTTTGGCGATCCAAAAGCCATTTGATATTATCATCTCCGATATTGTGCTTCCCGGGATTGACGGCCTGACGCTATGCAAACAATTAAGAAACAAAAAGTCTGGCATTCCGATTTTGATGCTTAGTGCGTTGGGCACGACCGATAACATTGTAAATGGGTTTGATGTTGGTGCGGACGATTATTTGACAAAGCCATTTGAATTTCGAGAGCTCATAGTAAGGATCAAGTCCCTTCTGAAACGCACGACACAACCAGCCACTACGAATTTGTTAGTATACGGAGACTTGACGGTAGACGTGCCGCTACTTAAGGCGTCAAGAGGTGGAAAGGAAATAAAACTAACAAAGAAGGAATGTACTTTGTTGGAATATTTAATTAGAAACAAAGGAAGAGTAATTTCTCGCTCCGAATTGGCTAGGAATGTGTGGAACATTGACTTTGATACTGGGACGAATATGGTCGAAGTCTATGTGAATTATCTTCGAAGGAAGGTCGACAAAGAGTTTGACCGAAAGCTTATCCATACTCAATTTGGTGCGGGATACATACTTCAGGAAGAACCTTAG
- a CDS encoding oxidoreductase, whose translation MKNQRVLISGAGIAGLTLAYWLRKSGFTPTVVEQYPKLREGGYLIDFFGVGIEVAERMGIISDLEKHHIPIHEMTFVDVSGKRVGGLNMAKIRKLLKNRSYNFLRSDLAKVIYSRVEKDVEVIFGSSIISIDQKESHLNVSFNNIAPRSFDLVIGADGLHSNVRKLLFGDESSFVKYLGYYTASYSFRNYHIKKDEFLSFTVPGKQVAIYSVKEHQLAFFLFSRAQRLEKINSYSQDKKWVLRSQFNDLGWKCEDILYRMNMVEDFYFDEVSQVILPKWSQGRVSLVGDACGCPSLLSGQGSTLAMTGAYVLANELARAKGDYQKAFAEYEKMMRPFIESKQERARQFAKSFLPQNYLGVWLRNTFCNLMFLPIISKWFVNNFMTDKFSLPDVDQHHVRHDPVRQRDNMHPEHSPTQRNKVQAR comes from the coding sequence ATGAAAAATCAAAGAGTATTAATCTCGGGAGCCGGGATAGCTGGCTTAACCCTCGCCTACTGGCTTCGCAAATCCGGATTCACGCCAACAGTGGTAGAGCAATATCCGAAGCTGCGTGAGGGTGGATACCTGATCGACTTTTTCGGAGTAGGGATTGAAGTTGCCGAGAGGATGGGGATAATTTCAGATCTTGAAAAACATCACATACCCATTCACGAAATGACATTTGTTGATGTTAGCGGTAAAAGAGTCGGAGGCCTCAACATGGCCAAAATTAGAAAACTGCTAAAAAATCGCTCCTATAATTTCCTCCGGAGCGATCTTGCCAAAGTAATTTATTCACGAGTCGAGAAGGATGTGGAAGTAATATTCGGAAGCTCGATAATCAGCATTGACCAAAAGGAGTCGCATCTAAATGTATCGTTTAACAATATTGCTCCCCGCTCCTTTGATTTGGTTATTGGCGCTGACGGGCTACACTCTAACGTCCGGAAACTGTTATTTGGAGATGAGTCAAGCTTTGTGAAGTACCTGGGATACTACACCGCTTCGTACTCCTTTAGAAATTATCATATTAAGAAAGACGAATTTCTCAGCTTCACAGTGCCCGGAAAACAAGTAGCCATATACTCGGTAAAAGAGCATCAGTTGGCTTTTTTTCTTTTCTCCCGGGCGCAGAGATTAGAAAAAATCAATTCTTACAGTCAGGATAAAAAATGGGTGTTGCGTAGTCAATTTAACGACTTGGGGTGGAAATGTGAGGATATCCTCTATCGAATGAACATGGTCGAAGATTTTTACTTTGATGAAGTAAGCCAAGTAATATTGCCGAAGTGGTCTCAGGGTCGAGTCTCTCTTGTTGGCGATGCCTGCGGCTGCCCGTCTTTGCTTTCAGGTCAAGGTTCTACTTTGGCCATGACGGGCGCATATGTCCTTGCCAACGAGCTAGCACGTGCAAAAGGTGATTATCAAAAGGCCTTTGCAGAATACGAAAAAATGATGCGACCGTTCATTGAATCTAAGCAAGAGCGTGCTCGCCAATTTGCGAAATCATTTTTACCTCAGAACTATCTCGGTGTATGGCTGCGCAATACTTTTTGCAACCTTATGTTCTTGCCCATCATTTCAAAGTGGTTTGTCAATAATTTTATGACAGACAAATTTTCGCTGCCCGATGTTGACCAGCATCATGTGCGTCATGATCCCGTCAGGCAACGGGATAATATGCATCCCGAACATTCACCAACTCAGCGAAATAAAGTGCAAGCTCGCTAG
- a CDS encoding CarD family transcriptional regulator, whose translation MLDAISMKIAKYHFNGMPIMKSLPSNDIKWILANTKEKRVKSNYELFREGSFPNRVFILKKGKVKIYQTTSDGIEQIVYIYEPGDIFGYRPILCNEKHPVSARTLEDSIVLLMPRARFQELLERSTKLAHQLLKNLSSEFSVWINYITTFAQYSVKERLALALLILSEKYKRAKHSSHHEIALSRKDLASFSGTSIETLSRTLGKWKAEKIIVTRGRKIQIRNIPKLLELID comes from the coding sequence ATGTTAGACGCCATCAGCATGAAAATAGCAAAATATCATTTCAACGGAATGCCCATCATGAAGTCATTGCCCTCTAATGACATTAAGTGGATATTGGCCAATACAAAAGAAAAGCGAGTTAAATCGAACTATGAATTGTTTAGAGAAGGCTCCTTTCCCAACCGAGTATTCATCCTCAAGAAAGGAAAGGTAAAAATATACCAAACGACATCTGATGGAATCGAGCAGATCGTTTACATCTATGAACCAGGAGATATTTTCGGTTATCGTCCAATCTTATGCAACGAAAAGCATCCAGTGTCTGCAAGAACACTCGAGGACTCGATAGTTCTGTTGATGCCACGCGCCCGTTTTCAGGAACTTCTCGAACGATCAACAAAACTGGCGCATCAACTGTTAAAAAATTTGAGTTCTGAATTTTCGGTTTGGATAAACTATATAACTACGTTCGCCCAATATTCAGTTAAAGAAAGACTTGCTTTAGCTCTGCTGATCCTGTCGGAGAAGTACAAGCGAGCAAAACATTCGAGTCACCATGAAATCGCCTTATCCAGAAAAGACCTGGCTTCATTTTCAGGCACGTCCATTGAAACATTGTCGCGCACCCTTGGCAAATGGAAGGCTGAAAAGATTATCGTTACCAGAGGAAGAAAAATCCAGATCAGGAATATACCGAAGCTTTTGGAACTAATTGATTAA
- a CDS encoding hypothetical protein (frameshifted, deletion at around 4659966,4660047), with product MQNIIHHLSQMLATYAQATKRIFFIDYDGTLAPLQLDPKLAIPTRRMKESLLELTKDSFNHIVIISGREKETLDAWLGDLPVTLVAEHGGFLKDCGNDWNPLFDISTQWMNWVLPPLQALTFNYEGTFIEKKYYSVAWHYRGVTENISEHDIKEITNAFSSLTMKDEFVIYNEDCTLEFRTSGIDKGKVAALYMQNDKYDFVLAIGDGKTDEDIFKAIGKNHYTIKVGDHEESNANFYLEKQSDTLIVFNSLSLEIK from the coding sequence ATGCAAAACATCATCCATCACCTCTCTCAAATGTTGGCAACTTACGCCCAGGCTACTAAACGGATTTTCTTTATTGACTATGACGGTACACTGGCTCCGCTTCAACTGGATCCAAAATTGGCGATTCCAACTAGACGAATGAAGGAATCTCTACTTGAGCTTACCAAGGATAGTTTCAATCATATTGTTATTATCAGTGGCAGAGAAAAAGAAACACTGGATGCTTGGTTAGGCGACCTGCCCGTTACTCTGGTAGCAGAACACGGAGGCTTTCTTAAAGATTGTGGAAACGACTGGAACCCCCTGTTTGATATTTCTACCCAATGGATGAACTGGGTGCTACCTCCATTGCAGGCATTGACCTTTAATTACGAGGGTACTTTTATTGAAAAGAAGTATTACTCGGTGGCGTGGCATTACCGGGGAGTAACCGAAAATATTTCGGAACACGACATAAAGGAAATTACAAATGCTTTTTCTTCACTTACCATGAAAGACGAATTTGTAATCTACAATGAAGATTGCACTTTGGAGTTTCGTACCTCAGGCATAGATAAAGGAAAAGTTGCAGCTTTATATATGCAGAATGATAAATATGATTTCGTTTTGGCAATAGGTGATGGTAAAACAGATGAGGATATTTTCAAGGCTATCGGAAAAAATCACTATACTATAAAAGTAGGGGATCATGAAGAATCAAATGCTAACTTTTACCTGGAGAAACAGAGTGACACGCTCATCGTATTTAATTCTTTAAGTTTGGAAATTAAATAA
- a CDS encoding glucoamylase, with translation MHKYNFGIIGNCAYLAYIDTDGNVVWMCMPRFDSSFIFGSLIDKNKGGSFYVKPASDAYSSKQYYLENTNMLSTEFSTSDGKFRVIDFAPRFEQNNRYFKPTMLIRKIEPIDGRPSIKIKCNPVSKYGEVASEEISGSNHIRYTNSEAQVRLTTNIPLSIIQGNLPFVLSETSYLIFTYGLPLEGPIEETAEFFQKKTRSYWNDWVKTTSIPNIYQKEILRSALVLKLHQYEDTGGIIASGSTSLPEHPGSGRNWDYRYCWMRDAFYTLKALNSLGHFEELEKYFHYIENIINQESERIQPLYSIIGERKIAERELNLSGYLDNGPVRIGNEAYTHIQNDVYGQVLVSLQPLYTDQRLVMRTRSKSLPLIHFLLDKIAATMNQPDAGLWEFRNKQQQHCYTFLFHWAGSKAAAKIGKDLGDDSLESKATKIEALAVEQIERCYDPVRCVYTHAIGSANLDASSLQLITMNYLDPTSSKARKHLDALEKELMTDKKLFYRYRHEDDFGIPQSTFLVCAFWYAEALACVGRVKEACEALDRLVHFSNHLGIFSEDVGNDGSQWGNVPQTYSHVGLMNTAFRIARKLDVPMFF, from the coding sequence ATGCATAAGTACAATTTTGGAATTATTGGCAACTGTGCTTACCTGGCTTACATCGATACGGATGGAAATGTAGTTTGGATGTGCATGCCTAGGTTCGACAGCAGTTTTATCTTTGGTTCCCTGATTGATAAAAATAAAGGCGGCAGCTTTTACGTAAAGCCAGCTTCAGATGCGTATAGCAGCAAGCAATATTATCTTGAGAATACAAATATGCTGAGCACAGAATTCAGCACCAGTGACGGAAAATTCCGAGTGATTGACTTTGCTCCCCGGTTCGAACAAAACAACAGGTACTTCAAACCAACTATGCTCATCCGGAAAATTGAACCTATCGATGGTCGGCCCTCTATTAAAATTAAATGCAACCCCGTAAGCAAGTATGGAGAAGTTGCGTCTGAGGAAATTTCAGGTAGCAATCACATCAGGTACACAAATTCAGAAGCACAAGTAAGACTTACCACGAATATCCCGCTTTCAATTATTCAGGGAAATCTGCCATTCGTTCTTTCGGAGACAAGCTACCTTATTTTTACTTACGGACTGCCACTGGAGGGACCGATCGAAGAAACCGCTGAATTTTTTCAAAAGAAAACAAGATCGTACTGGAATGATTGGGTGAAGACTACCTCCATTCCTAATATCTACCAAAAGGAAATACTCAGGTCAGCATTGGTGCTAAAACTTCATCAGTATGAAGATACCGGAGGAATTATTGCATCAGGAAGTACAAGCCTGCCGGAGCATCCCGGCAGCGGAAGGAATTGGGATTATAGGTATTGTTGGATGCGGGATGCATTCTACACGTTAAAAGCTTTGAATAGCCTTGGACACTTTGAGGAGCTTGAAAAATATTTTCACTACATAGAAAATATTATTAACCAGGAGTCCGAAAGAATTCAGCCACTTTATTCAATTATCGGTGAGCGCAAGATTGCGGAAAGAGAGCTTAACCTGAGTGGTTACTTAGACAACGGGCCGGTTCGCATTGGTAATGAGGCATACACACATATTCAGAATGACGTATACGGACAAGTGCTGGTTAGCCTTCAACCCCTTTACACCGATCAAAGGCTGGTGATGCGAACAAGAAGCAAGTCACTACCACTTATTCACTTTCTGCTTGATAAAATTGCCGCAACAATGAACCAGCCGGATGCAGGCCTTTGGGAATTCCGGAATAAACAGCAACAACATTGTTATACTTTTCTTTTTCACTGGGCGGGAAGCAAAGCTGCTGCGAAAATCGGAAAGGATCTCGGGGACGATTCTTTGGAGAGCAAGGCAACAAAAATAGAAGCACTTGCAGTGGAACAAATCGAGCGCTGCTACGATCCCGTGCGCTGTGTCTATACTCATGCAATAGGGTCAGCTAACCTGGATGCCAGTAGCCTGCAGCTTATTACCATGAACTACTTAGACCCCACTTCAAGCAAAGCAAGGAAGCATCTTGATGCCTTGGAGAAAGAACTGATGACTGATAAGAAATTGTTCTATAGATATAGACACGAAGATGATTTCGGCATACCTCAATCAACATTTTTAGTATGCGCCTTCTGGTATGCCGAAGCTCTTGCATGTGTAGGACGCGTTAAGGAGGCTTGCGAAGCACTCGACAGGCTGGTACATTTTTCAAACCACCTCGGAATTTTCAGTGAGGACGTAGGCAATGACGGTAGCCAATGGGGCAACGTTCCTCAGACTTACAGTCACGTAGGACTCATGAACACCGCATTCCGCATAGCCAGGAAACTAGATGTGCCGATGTTTTTTTAA
- a CDS encoding transporter: protein MRSEVKTKSIELFKVAPAWLHSKLSNKQFLIIGAVVVGLWAGLTAVLLKVSVHYLQEVLRPMNQNYHWVFFVSPGVGILGTYLFIRLVLNGDLARGTSHVLLAIAKKSSFLPRHEIYSHATTSALTVGFGGSAGLESPIVQTGSAIGSAFASFFPIGYRDRTLLLACGASAGIATAFNAPIAGVLFALEVLLVDVSISAFIPLLIAGATGALCSKIILEEGILLSFRQVSKFNYHNVPYYILLGLICGLFSVFYLKAFIKTERSFDKAMKKGGYVRLIVGCLLLGGLIFLLPALFGEGYSSITALALFKPHQLFGGSPLNHFFLQNQLTLGLGVLLVALIKVFAVSFTLNAGGNGGNFAPALLVGACLGFAFSFLLNASGLTHLPTSNFCLVAMAGILAGIFHSPLTGVFLIAEITGGYDLIIPLMIVAALSTAISKYMNPHSLDEEKLKQNNVGISFDKDTHILSELSLSGIVEKDFVEVPLHARLRTLINAIADSRRNIFPVVDAVGKLEGIITLEDIREIMFNTSLYDTVLVNQLMQKPSVTVSLDDDMSVVMEKFDKTGAWNIPVVNDGKYIGFISKSSVFSNYRNRLRNY, encoded by the coding sequence ATGAGATCAGAGGTCAAGACAAAATCCATTGAACTGTTCAAAGTAGCTCCAGCCTGGCTACACAGTAAATTATCCAACAAGCAATTTTTAATTATTGGCGCAGTTGTTGTAGGGCTTTGGGCCGGACTCACAGCTGTATTACTAAAAGTATCGGTTCACTATCTGCAGGAGGTACTAAGGCCTATGAACCAAAATTATCATTGGGTATTTTTTGTTTCACCGGGCGTTGGCATTTTAGGGACATATCTTTTCATTCGTCTCGTATTAAATGGTGATTTGGCGAGAGGAACATCGCATGTCTTGTTAGCCATCGCAAAAAAGTCTTCTTTTCTTCCCCGGCATGAAATCTACAGTCACGCTACAACCAGTGCGCTAACGGTGGGTTTTGGTGGATCGGCCGGATTGGAGTCACCTATCGTACAAACAGGTTCGGCTATCGGTTCTGCTTTCGCTTCATTTTTTCCGATTGGATATCGAGATCGCACCTTGCTATTGGCATGTGGGGCATCTGCTGGAATTGCAACTGCATTCAATGCACCAATTGCCGGTGTCCTTTTTGCATTGGAAGTATTGTTGGTGGATGTCAGTATTTCAGCCTTCATTCCATTGCTAATAGCGGGAGCAACCGGTGCTCTTTGCTCTAAAATAATCCTTGAGGAAGGTATATTGCTTTCGTTCAGGCAAGTCAGCAAATTCAATTACCATAATGTCCCTTATTATATTTTACTGGGACTCATCTGCGGGTTGTTCTCCGTATTTTATCTAAAAGCATTTATAAAAACCGAGAGGTCCTTTGACAAAGCCATGAAAAAGGGAGGTTATGTGCGCCTTATCGTAGGTTGTCTTTTACTTGGTGGCTTGATTTTTTTGCTTCCAGCATTGTTCGGTGAAGGGTACTCATCGATTACGGCATTGGCACTGTTTAAACCTCACCAACTTTTTGGTGGAAGCCCTCTGAACCATTTCTTTTTACAAAATCAGTTGACCCTGGGATTGGGAGTACTTCTGGTGGCCTTAATAAAAGTCTTTGCGGTTTCATTTACATTGAACGCTGGTGGTAACGGCGGCAATTTTGCACCGGCACTGCTGGTTGGAGCGTGTCTGGGCTTTGCGTTTTCATTTCTTTTAAACGCCTCCGGGTTAACTCACCTCCCAACCTCCAATTTTTGCCTGGTAGCAATGGCTGGTATACTTGCAGGTATTTTTCACTCTCCGCTCACTGGTGTCTTTCTAATTGCAGAAATTACCGGAGGCTATGATCTGATTATTCCACTCATGATCGTTGCCGCTCTTAGTACGGCAATATCAAAGTATATGAACCCTCACTCGCTCGATGAAGAAAAGCTAAAACAAAACAATGTGGGCATTTCATTCGACAAGGATACACACATTCTTTCTGAACTTTCGCTGAGCGGCATTGTGGAAAAAGATTTTGTAGAAGTACCCTTGCATGCTCGCCTGAGAACTTTGATAAATGCAATTGCTGATTCCAGGAGAAATATTTTCCCGGTAGTTGATGCAGTGGGCAAGTTGGAAGGAATAATAACCTTGGAAGATATCCGCGAGATTATGTTCAATACTTCTCTTTACGATACTGTTTTAGTGAACCAGCTCATGCAAAAGCCATCAGTGACTGTTAGTCTTGACGATGATATGAGTGTGGTCATGGAAAAATTCGATAAGACCGGTGCATGGAATATTCCCGTAGTCAATGACGGGAAGTATATTGGATTCATTTCAAAGTCGAGTGTATTTTCCAATTATCGTAACCGTTTAAGAAATTACTAA
- a CDS encoding molybdopterin biosynthesis protein, whose protein sequence is MDNKRYITQIAVPEIGFEGQEKIVKAKVLVVGAGGLGCAVLSYIVGMGVGTVGIADDDTVHISNLHRQILYNESHLGRLKTEVASQQLQLLNSNVDFNVIIQRIAYDNVDQFCSGYDVVVDCTDNYESRKMLDSFCFRTNTPLVFGAVQQFEGLVSVFSYHGGHSYLDLFPDEIDSQTFGCAQEGVMGHVAGYVGCLMTNEIVKIIIGLDNVLSGKVLSINMKSGTNRLLSFREVQGKICPANGD, encoded by the coding sequence ATGGACAACAAGCGTTACATAACGCAAATAGCAGTTCCTGAAATAGGCTTCGAGGGTCAAGAAAAAATCGTCAAAGCAAAAGTGCTTGTCGTTGGGGCTGGCGGTCTCGGCTGTGCTGTGCTGAGTTATATTGTTGGAATGGGTGTTGGAACTGTGGGAATTGCGGATGACGATACAGTTCACATTAGCAATCTCCACCGGCAAATTCTCTACAATGAATCACATTTGGGTAGACTAAAAACGGAAGTGGCTTCGCAACAGCTTCAGCTTTTGAATAGCAATGTTGACTTCAATGTAATTATTCAGCGAATAGCTTATGACAATGTGGATCAATTTTGCAGTGGTTACGATGTGGTGGTTGATTGCACTGATAATTACGAATCTAGAAAAATGCTCGATTCGTTTTGCTTTAGGACGAACACACCTCTAGTATTTGGCGCGGTACAGCAATTCGAAGGGCTCGTATCAGTGTTCAGTTACCATGGTGGCCATTCTTACTTGGATTTGTTTCCCGATGAGATTGATAGCCAAACTTTTGGTTGTGCTCAAGAGGGGGTAATGGGACATGTTGCAGGCTATGTTGGATGTCTCATGACTAACGAGATAGTGAAAATAATCATAGGATTGGATAATGTACTGTCGGGTAAAGTTCTTTCGATAAACATGAAATCTGGAACTAATAGGCTCTTAAGTTTTAGGGAGGTACAGGGTAAAATCTGTCCAGCCAATGGAGATTAG
- a CDS encoding hypothetical protein (frameshifted, deletion at around 4659966,4660047) has product MVSKKLIIVSYRLPHRLSVVNGKLAATPSSGGLATALNSFLQSENKSEQEFESFHWVGVADISKKKFDRASSTQQLIKNDLVLHPIFLDGRYNDLFYNGFCNAVLWPLFHYFPSYVIYDQHFFNAYEAANMILAEQIAEMYTPGDVIWIHDYHFMLLPMLLRRRLPEATIGFFLHIPFPSFELFRILPKTWRLEILDGLLGADVVGFHTTDYVHHFNESVLRMLGKQVHKNGILQIDGREVLVKDFPISIDYAKFQDTCNLPIVKREVKKIRNRFGNCKLILSVDRLDYTKAIINRLESFELFLTQNPDYKEKVAYLLLLVPTRDGVLKYKENKKEVEMLISRINGIHGSLSWTPIIYQYRSVDFRKLVTMYSASDVALVVPVRDGMNLVAKEYVASRTGSSGVLILSETAGCANELKDTILVNPNDRHEVADSIRQALLQPLSEQKIRIKKMQNHLKRYDIHQWATEFMGKLSNRHLELITER; this is encoded by the coding sequence ATGGTGAGTAAAAAATTAATTATTGTCTCGTACAGGCTGCCTCACAGGCTAAGCGTAGTGAATGGGAAGCTAGCGGCTACTCCAAGCTCGGGCGGACTCGCAACGGCCCTCAATTCTTTTCTGCAAAGCGAGAATAAATCGGAGCAGGAGTTTGAATCATTTCACTGGGTAGGTGTTGCAGATATTTCAAAAAAGAAATTTGATCGTGCTTCATCAACACAACAGCTGATCAAAAACGATCTTGTGCTTCACCCTATATTTTTAGATGGTCGCTACAATGATCTATTTTATAACGGCTTTTGTAATGCAGTGCTCTGGCCATTGTTCCATTACTTTCCATCTTATGTGATCTACGACCAGCATTTCTTTAATGCCTATGAAGCGGCCAATATGATTCTGGCCGAACAGATAGCAGAGATGTATACACCGGGGGATGTAATCTGGATTCATGACTACCATTTCATGCTTCTTCCGATGCTGTTGCGAAGAAGATTGCCGGAGGCGACCATCGGTTTTTTTCTGCACATCCCTTTCCCGTCATTCGAGCTATTCAGGATACTACCAAAGACGTGGCGATTGGAAATTCTCGATGGCTTGCTAGGAGCCGATGTGGTTGGGTTTCATACGACAGACTATGTTCACCACTTTAATGAATCAGTGCTTCGGATGCTGGGCAAACAAGTACACAAAAACGGAATATTGCAGATCGATGGGAGGGAAGTACTTGTAAAAGACTTTCCCATCAGCATTGACTATGCTAAATTTCAAGATACCTGCAATCTCCCGATCGTCAAACGGGAAGTAAAGAAAATCAGGAACCGATTTGGCAACTGCAAGCTAATACTCTCAGTCGACCGACTTGACTATACCAAAGCAATCATTAACCGACTCGAGAGTTTTGAGTTATTCCTGACACAAAATCCGGACTACAAAGAAAAAGTCGCCTATCTTCTTTTACTTGTACCCACCCGTGATGGTGTACTCAAGTATAAAGAGAATAAAAAGGAAGTTGAGATGCTGATTAGTAGAATCAATGGTATACATGGTTCACTTTCTTGGACTCCAATTATTTATCAGTACAGATCCGTTGATTTCAGGAAACTTGTCACCATGTACAGCGCATCTGACGTGGCACTCGTTGTTCCCGTTCGTGATGGCATGAACCTCGTGGCCAAGGAATACGTTGCCTCACGAACAGGATCAAGCGGTGTTCTTATACTTAGCGAGACAGCCGGGTGTGCAAATGAATTGAAGGACACTATTCTGGTCAACCCCAATGATCGACACGAGGTTGCCGACTCTATCCGACAAGCACTACTTCAGCCGTTGAGCGAGCAAAAAATCAGAATTAAAAAAATGCAAAACCATTTGAAGCGATATGATATTCACCAATGGGCTACGGAGTTCATGGGAAAGCTTTCGAATCGGCACCTAGAACTCATAACGGAACGATAA
- a CDS encoding two-component sensor histidine kinase produces the protein MQIRTRLTLRFTILVSSILILAFTVLYLLVWQYGVEEFHKRLHDKALTSGTLLFKVDQMDSTLLKTIDLAKTDVLFRENISIFDSHGKELYTNNDSLEFRLSNDDFGNIFKGEELFLTEGEFKIVGLPFEYKGSTYAIISGAIDRRGNSRLAYLRKFIFVLLPILISIVAIAGWIFADKALKPIVGVMKEVQEISPLMLTQRLSESKNNDEIGRLISIINNLLERIENAFQLQKSFVSNVSHELNNPLTKITSQLEVTLLKERDNEEYKKSIISVLDDIKEMNQLATSLLELAYVNRENQILTLTSTRIDEILWEIRDDLIALDDSYRVQVRIEKMPENEEDLYINLNPQLIKTAFKNVIENACKFSPDHTAFVSLIFYKNETLVKVIDNGLGIEENEAQKIFQPFYRTDSTSKIKGYGIGLSLSQKIISLHKGSIQVNSSPGVGTEITIGLRNS, from the coding sequence ATGCAAATAAGAACCCGCCTCACCCTTAGGTTCACGATACTGGTAAGCTCGATTTTAATATTAGCATTCACCGTTCTTTACTTGCTCGTATGGCAATACGGTGTTGAAGAATTTCATAAGCGCCTTCACGACAAAGCGTTAACATCTGGCACGCTCCTATTTAAGGTAGATCAAATGGACTCTACGTTACTCAAGACAATTGACTTAGCGAAGACTGACGTTTTGTTTCGCGAAAACATTTCGATATTTGATTCTCATGGCAAAGAGCTATATACCAATAATGATTCCCTTGAATTTAGGCTCTCAAATGATGATTTCGGGAATATATTCAAGGGAGAAGAGTTATTTTTAACAGAAGGTGAATTTAAGATTGTCGGCCTTCCCTTTGAATATAAGGGAAGTACGTACGCAATTATATCTGGTGCTATAGATCGACGCGGTAATAGCCGTCTCGCTTATCTTCGAAAATTCATTTTTGTACTTCTTCCTATTCTTATATCAATCGTTGCGATAGCCGGTTGGATATTTGCTGACAAGGCATTAAAGCCAATTGTCGGTGTTATGAAGGAGGTGCAGGAAATTTCGCCTCTTATGTTGACGCAGAGGCTCTCCGAGAGTAAAAACAACGATGAAATTGGTCGTCTCATTTCAATCATCAATAATTTGCTTGAGCGAATTGAAAACGCATTCCAGCTTCAAAAGTCTTTTGTATCTAATGTCTCACACGAATTGAATAATCCTCTTACTAAAATCACGTCTCAGCTTGAAGTCACCTTGCTAAAGGAGAGGGATAATGAAGAGTACAAAAAAAGCATTATTTCGGTGCTCGATGACATTAAAGAGATGAATCAACTTGCCACCAGTCTTCTGGAACTTGCCTATGTAAACCGGGAAAATCAAATCCTTACTCTTACTTCGACAAGGATAGATGAAATTCTATGGGAGATCCGCGATGATCTCATTGCACTCGATGACTCTTACCGAGTCCAGGTCAGGATAGAAAAGATGCCCGAGAATGAAGAAGATTTATACATCAATCTAAATCCACAGCTCATCAAAACAGCCTTTAAGAATGTTATTGAAAATGCCTGTAAATTTTCGCCTGACCACACGGCTTTTGTTTCACTGATTTTTTATAAAAATGAAACACTTGTGAAAGTCATCGATAATGGGTTGGGAATTGAAGAAAATGAGGCGCAAAAAATCTTTCAGCCTTTTTATCGTACGGACAGCACCTCCAAAATCAAAGGATATGGAATTGGTCTTTCTCTGTCACAAAAAATAATCTCGTTGCACAAAGGGAGTATCCAGGTGAATTCAAGCCCTGGAGTAGGAACTGAAATCACAATCGGTCTTAGAAACTCATAA